A single genomic interval of Mycobacterium sp. DL592 harbors:
- a CDS encoding nucleotidyltransferase domain-containing protein translates to MQLNKPFATVTPTLDGDVLAVLAGADVTFTISQVRRILTTASGEGIRKVLNRLTAQGVVLHDEVGRTHTYRLNTEHLAAEPIMALSRLHSTFLGRLEQHLDGWGPTLRYAAVFGSAATGRMRLDSDIDVFLVRTADSGEDYTWDQQVTELGRLVAAWTGNDGRIVEYAEVEFQAAAAAGEPLLRDVAKQGLTVAGTRAWFNAQLRPAKKS, encoded by the coding sequence GTTACGCCGACCCTGGACGGCGACGTACTCGCCGTTCTGGCGGGCGCAGACGTCACCTTCACGATCAGCCAGGTTCGGCGAATCCTCACCACCGCGTCGGGGGAAGGCATCCGAAAGGTGCTCAACCGCCTGACCGCTCAGGGCGTCGTGCTGCACGACGAAGTGGGAAGGACCCACACCTACCGCCTCAACACCGAGCATCTCGCGGCCGAGCCCATCATGGCGCTGTCGCGGCTGCACTCCACGTTCCTCGGCCGGCTCGAACAACACCTGGACGGATGGGGGCCGACGCTGCGGTACGCCGCGGTGTTCGGGTCGGCGGCGACTGGGAGGATGAGGTTGGACAGCGACATCGACGTGTTCCTGGTGCGCACCGCTGACTCCGGTGAGGACTACACGTGGGATCAGCAGGTGACCGAACTCGGTCGACTGGTCGCCGCGTGGACCGGAAACGACGGCCGAATTGTTGAGTACGCCGAGGTCGAGTTTCAGGCGGCGGCTGCCGCTGGTGAGCCACTGCTTCGTGATGTAGCGAAGCAGGGACTGACTGTCGCGGGTACGAGGGCGTGGTTCAACGCCCAGCTGCGCCCGGCGAAGAAGTCCTGA